GGCTGGATCATAAGGATACGGATGCACATCGGGATCATAGCCATAAGTCGTGGTCGACGCAGGCTGTCCCGCGGGCTTTGCATAGCCGCGCAACAGAATATCCGCGAGCTGCTGTTTATTGACCGCGTAATTCAGCGCCTGCCGCACGCGCTTGTCTTTAAGCGGCGCGTTCTGTTCCGGCCGTTCGGTGCGGAAGGCGATGGCCATCACCTGCATGGACGGATGAATGACGCTTTTGATGCCGCGCGCGGTCAGCAGATCCATTTCATCAACGCCGCTTTTCGCAAGATCGGCATCGCCTGAAATCAGCGCCTGCACGCGGGAGGCGGTTTCGGCGAGTTCGATGAATTCAAGCTCATCGACCTTGGGTTTGCGCCAGCTATATGCGTTCGCTTTCAGCAGCGCGCGGCGGGTCTGTTCGTTCCATTCGCTGATCGCGAACGATCCGGTGCCTGCGGGCTGGCGGCCAAATTCGTTCGGGCCCAGAGTGGCCCAGGCGCGTGGTGCGACGATCGGCACCGCCGTCATGCGCTTTTCCAGGGTCGAGTCCGGTTCCGTCGTGGTGATGATGATGCTGTGTTCGTTCTCGACTTCGATTTTGGCGAAATTCTTGACCCGGGTGCCGATAACAGTGATGCGGCCTTCGGGAGATTTGAGCCAGCGCAGGGTCGCGGCCACGGCTTCGGCGTTGAACGGCTCGCCATTCGAAAATCGCGTATCCTGACGCAGCGTAAAGCGCCAGCGCAGGGGTTCGAAATGTTCCCATGAGGTGGCGAGCGCCGGGATGATTTCACCCTCGCTGCTCAACCGCGTCAGGCCGTCGAACATGGACATCCACATGTAACTGCTCGGCGTGCCGTCGGCCATATATGGGTTGCCCCAGCTCGGCGGCAACGACGGCACGGCAACGCGAATACGCTCGGCGGCGGCGGGCAGGGTGATCAGAATCCCAAGGGCCACACCCGCGCCAAGACGCGCAATCTTTTTAGGCAGGCGCAGGCGCATCATGACAGCAGGCCTTTATCTTTTATGGCATCGGGATAAAAACAGGCGCTGCGTTGCGTCGCCGTCACATTACGCATGACCGGGCGCGTGGTGGCGCAATCCGGCTGCGACAGCGGGCAGCGGCTCATGAAGGCACAACCCTGTGGCGGCTCGAACGGCGACGGCGGTTCGGCGGCAAGCAGGATCGATCCGCGCCAGCTGCCGGGTTCCGGCTCAGGCGACGCCTGAATGAGCGACAATGTATAAGGATGGCGCGGATTGGCGACGACCTCGCGGGTCGGCCCTTCCTCAACCACTTCGCCCGCATACATGACCACCAGGCGATCGGCGAAATGATACAACAGCGCCAGATCATGGGCGATGATCATCAAGCCGATGCCGCGCTTGGCCAGCACATCCTTGAACAGATTGACGATCTGCGCCTGCACCGACACATCAAGCGCGGACACCGGCTCGTCGGCAATCAACAGTTCAGGCGACAAGGCAAGCGCGCGGGCGATGGCGATGCGCTGACGCTGGCCGCCGGAAAACTGGCTTGGATAGCGCAGCAAGGTTTCCGTCGGCAGACCCACATCGGTCACAAGCTCACGGCAACGCTCTTCGATCTCGGCCCGGCTGCCCATGCGATGGGCCTCAAACGGCTCGGCCAGAATCTGCCCCACCGTCATACGGGGATTGAGGCTGCTATAGGGGTCCTGAAAAATAAGCTGCATCTGTTTCCAGATTTCGCGCCGGGCGGCGAGCCCCATATGGGTGACGTCCTGGCCCTTGAAGCGCACGTTGCCGCTTTGTGGCGGATAAAGCCCCATGACCGCCTTGGCCACGGTCGATTTGCCCGACCCGGATTCGCCTACAAGCCCGACCACTTCGCCCTTGGTGACAGCAAGGCTCACATTCCGCAGCGCATGCAGATCGCGGCCGCCCACTGAAAAGCTCAGCGAGATATTATCAACTTCCAAAAGGGGGCTGCTGCTCGTCATCGGGTGCTTGTCTCTTCAGCCAAAGTTTCCGCACTGCGCCAGCAGGCGACCGCGCGACCGTTCCGCGCCACAAGCGGCGGCAGGGCCCGGCAATCGTCGCCTGCCAAGGGACAACGCGGCAGATAGGAGCAGCCCATGAAACGCTCGGTCGCCTTCGGCGGGTCCCCGGGAATGGGGGAGAATTCATGGGTCGTGCTAAAACGCGGCACGGCGGCGATCAGCGCGCGGGTATAGGGATGCTGCGGATTGGTCAGCACGTCTACGGTGCTGCCCATTTCAACGATGCGGCCGTAATACATGACGGCGACCTTGGTGCAGATCTGCGCCGCCGCGCCAAAGTCATGGGTCACAAGAATAGCCGACCGTTCCGCCGCCATGCGCTGAATAAGCCCCAGCACCTGCATGCGCACGGTGGGGTCAAGCGCCGTGGTCGGCTCGTCAGCGATCAGAAGCGACGGGTTGTTGATGGCGGCAAGGGCGATCACCACGCGCTGACGCTGGCCGCCGGATAACTGATGCGGGTAATGGTCGATACGCTCGGCAGGCGCGGGCAGCGACACATCGGTCAGCGCCTGAATGGCGATCTCGCGGGCTTTGGCGCGGCTGACTTTTTGATGGCGGCATACCGATTCGATCAACAGATCGCCGATCTTGCGCACTGGGTTCAAACTGC
The sequence above is drawn from the Govania unica genome and encodes:
- a CDS encoding ABC transporter ATP-binding protein, which codes for MTSSSPLLEVDNISLSFSVGGRDLHALRNVSLAVTKGEVVGLVGESGSGKSTVAKAVMGLYPPQSGNVRFKGQDVTHMGLAARREIWKQMQLIFQDPYSSLNPRMTVGQILAEPFEAHRMGSRAEIEERCRELVTDVGLPTETLLRYPSQFSGGQRQRIAIARALALSPELLIADEPVSALDVSVQAQIVNLFKDVLAKRGIGLMIIAHDLALLYHFADRLVVMYAGEVVEEGPTREVVANPRHPYTLSLIQASPEPEPGSWRGSILLAAEPPSPFEPPQGCAFMSRCPLSQPDCATTRPVMRNVTATQRSACFYPDAIKDKGLLS
- a CDS encoding ABC transporter ATP-binding protein, with translation MTTPSTILDVRDLSIAFPTKAGDRRVVNQVSFDLKRGEVLGLVGESGSGKSLTVLSLMKLLPANALIPEGQINFLGSDLVPASDEAMRRLRGRDIGMIFQDPFSSLNPVRKIGDLLIESVCRHQKVSRAKAREIAIQALTDVSLPAPAERIDHYPHQLSGGQRQRVVIALAAINNPSLLIADEPTTALDPTVRMQVLGLIQRMAAERSAILVTHDFGAAAQICTKVAVMYYGRIVEMGSTVDVLTNPQHPYTRALIAAVPRFSTTHEFSPIPGDPPKATERFMGCSYLPRCPLAGDDCRALPPLVARNGRAVACWRSAETLAEETSTR
- a CDS encoding ABC transporter substrate-binding protein, with translation MMRLRLPKKIARLGAGVALGILITLPAAAERIRVAVPSLPPSWGNPYMADGTPSSYMWMSMFDGLTRLSSEGEIIPALATSWEHFEPLRWRFTLRQDTRFSNGEPFNAEAVAATLRWLKSPEGRITVIGTRVKNFAKIEVENEHSIIITTTEPDSTLEKRMTAVPIVAPRAWATLGPNEFGRQPAGTGSFAISEWNEQTRRALLKANAYSWRKPKVDELEFIELAETASRVQALISGDADLAKSGVDEMDLLTARGIKSVIHPSMQVMAIAFRTERPEQNAPLKDKRVRQALNYAVNKQQLADILLRGYAKPAGQPASTTTYGYDPDVHPYPYDPAKARALLAEAGYPNGFAMTMEVVIDTLPADAQIFQAMAYDLRQVGVKATVRATPFPTFLRNYLSNIWTSDAFGLSWSAAPFNDAIRPMENFSCLKRNPFYCDKDMVPLLKAASEKPEPERSEILKKLAQEFHDRAPSLYLIEQVDFMAHRPELSNVRLANRVPEYDVITVDRSQRK